The following coding sequences are from one Nicotiana tabacum cultivar K326 chromosome 1, ASM71507v2, whole genome shotgun sequence window:
- the LOC107760134 gene encoding metalloendoproteinase 1-MMP-like: protein MSFFSSLFLLVFFLFSSPCLSTRTSPFFSTKTINPTDNHKIRSYTWHEFGKFVDATRGNKINGISELKKYFHRFGYLKMDNLNFTDLFDDHLEHALIKYQEKLGLSVTGKLDENTVSQIISPRCGVSDSAPKFMHAKRHYAFFSGRPRWSRSIPITLTYAFSPENVITSLSKSEIKDAFRRAFSHWASVIPVTFSESEDYGFADIKIGFYKGDHGDGEPFDGVLGVLAHAFSPETGRFHLDAAETWAVDFDREKSDEAIDLESVATHEIGHLLGLAHTSVQEAVMFPSLRPREKKVDLKIDDIKGIQALYGSNPNFNDQALSESDTSISNGVALSKRPFTWSNFILFLILSIAM, encoded by the exons ATGTCTTTCTTCTCTTCCTTATTTCTCCTTGTCTTCTTTCTCTTCTCCTCTCCGTGTCTTTCTACTAGAACATCACCATTTTTTTCCACTAAGACTATAAACCCCACAGATAATCATAAAATTCGAAGTTATACATGGCATGAATTTGGGAAATTTGTGGATGCCACTAGAGGCAACAAAATCAATGGGATTTCTGAGCTCAAGAAATATTTTCATCGATTCGGGTACTTGAAGATGGACAACTTGAATTTTACTGATTTATTTGATGATCACTTGGAGCATGCCTTGATTAAATATCAGGAAAAGTTAGGTCTTTCAGTCACTGGAAAACTTGATGAAAATACAGTTTCTCAGATTATTTCACCTAGGTGCGGCGTATCCGATTCTGCCCCTAAATTCATGCATGCAAAGAGACATTACGCATTTTTCTCAGGCCGGCCGAGATGGTCAAGAAGTATACCTATAACTTTAACGTACGCATTCTCGCCGGAGAATGTGATAACTTCTTTGAGCAAGTCGGAGATAAAGGATGCTTTTCGACGTGCTTTTAGCCATTGGGCATCG GTAATACCAGTTACTTTCTCGGAAAGCGAAGACTATGGATTTGCAGATATCAAAATAGGGTTTTACAAAGGTGATCATGGGGATGGAGAGCCATTTGATGGAGTTCTTGGTGTTTTAGCTCATGCATTTTCGCCGGAAACCGGGAGGTTCCACCTTGATGCGGCGGAGACATGGGCGGTGGACTTTGATAGAGAGAAATCAGATGAGGCTATTGATTTGGAATCAGTAGCTACACATGAAATTGGACATTTGTTAGGGCTGGCTCATACTTCAGTTCAAGAAGCAGTGATGTTCCCTAGTTTAAGACCAAGAGAAAAGAAGGTCGATTTGAAAATAGATGATATTAAGGGAATTCAAGCTCTTTACGGTTCAAATCCTAATTTTAACGATCAAGCTCTTTCAGAATCAGATACTTCTATAAGCAATGGAGTAGCTTTGAGCAAGAGACCATTTACATGGtctaattttattttgttcttgATCTTGTCGATAGCTATGTAA